From the Lactobacillus johnsonii genome, the window CTGCAAATGATTGCAGATAAGTCGGGGATTTCTAAATCATTGCTCCAATCTTACTACCCACATAAAAATTTGTTAATTACAGAAATTGTTACCAACTTTATGACCGCTGTGTTAAAGAGTTTAAATGCGACTGACTTTAAAGAATTAAATACATATTCCAAAATGAAAATTTTTATTTATTTAATTTTAGAACAAGGTATTCAAGATGAAGGAGTAGAGCGTGTAGTTAAAAGCATTTTAAGTGATAGTGATTCCTTAGATCGCTGGAGTCAAATTCTTGACGATTGGCTTAGAAATGAAGGAGTTAAGCATGATCTTGGAAGTGACCGTCAGGTTCAGATTGGCTTAAACTTTATTGTCACAGCTGGCGGAAGTTTATACATAAAACGTGCTGAATTGGATTTAGATGCAGATGAAATTTCTGATATAATGGTAAAAACTTTTATGTCAACATTTCTATCAATGGATGAGTCTAAGATAGATCAAACAATTGATGAGGCAAAATCTGCTTTACAAAAATATGAACTAGCTACTTTGACCCAAACAATCAATGAGATGTTTGACAATTAATTTTTAAGGAAGGTCTAGGAAATGGCAGTACGCACACGCAGTGAGTTACGTAGAATTGATCAAGCTCAAACTGTGCATGATAAAAGATCCTTTGGAATTGCAATCTTTACAATTGTGGTCTTATTTTTTGGCTTAGTAACTTTTATGAATCCAA encodes:
- a CDS encoding TetR/AcrR family transcriptional regulator, whose protein sequence is MARQKNLVRRHEILRNTFILLKKRGMENVSLQMIADKSGISKSLLQSYYPHKNLLITEIVTNFMTAVLKSLNATDFKELNTYSKMKIFIYLILEQGIQDEGVERVVKSILSDSDSLDRWSQILDDWLRNEGVKHDLGSDRQVQIGLNFIVTAGGSLYIKRAELDLDADEISDIMVKTFMSTFLSMDESKIDQTIDEAKSALQKYELATLTQTINEMFDN